A single genomic interval of Oncorhynchus mykiss isolate Arlee chromosome 13, USDA_OmykA_1.1, whole genome shotgun sequence harbors:
- the LOC110486131 gene encoding SUMO-conjugating enzyme UBC9, translated as MSGIALSRLSQERKAWRKDHPFGFVAVPTKNPDGTMNLMNWECAIPGKKGTLWEGGQYKLRMLFKDDYPSSPPKCKFEPPIFHPNVYPSGTVCLSILEEEKDWRPAITIKQILLGIQELLNEPNIQDPAQAEAYTIYCQNRMDYEKRVRAQAKKFAPT; from the exons ATGTCTGGTATCGCTCTTAGCAGACTGTCACAGGAGCGCAAAGCATGGAGGAAAGACCACCCATTT ggttTTGTCGCTGTGCCTACCAAAAATCCTGATGGCACTATGAACCTCATGAACTGGGAATGTGCCATTCCGGGGAAGAAGGGG ACGCTGTGGGAGGGAGGCCAATACAAACTCCGAATGCTGTTCAAGGATGATTATCCTTCCTCGCCGCCAAAAT GCAAGTTTGAGCCACCCATTTTCCACCCCAATGTCTACCCATCTGGCACGGTGTGTCTTTCCAtcctggaggaggagaaggactgGAGGCCAGCCATCACCAtaaaacag ATCCTGTTGGGTATCCAAGAGCTTCTCAATGAACCCAACATCCAAGACCCAGCACAAGCAGAAGCCTACACAATTTACTG TCAGAACAGAATGGACTATGAGAAGAGGGTGAGGGCGCAGGCCAAGAAGTTTGCCCCCACATAA
- the LOC110486130 gene encoding uncharacterized protein LOC110486130, with protein sequence MALLDYPIPELDVTLQEASRVLQLTLSPELYPQFKNTLSQQREVLQEAQNCLAAAASGRENWVTEQFKSRLLSCTDPLPTSTAIPAVLSPSRAKKECAQLERAAALLWAVAKMYSEPSLVEREGQTERTQQSEVFAASRIPGKTQDEIKVYPDCLHAIVICAGEVFSVNILQRLSPGGPMSPLPFPDIYSQVAHVMSQHRATKNNEPSAICGLSALQRQAWSAVREEILRAGGEAAASLGLMESAVVALSLEYCNPPADLADTLNAVRLGGGDGPCLRYYDKVVNLVVFKDSTAGMVFEHSALDGMVAGLVAETVWYLSESLNVDLVQANTESNGSAYLNKADSSSPRPLAFPLKGITKTDPPKSSPKAIHPIITFEVPSYPDVFATIRGHRGLYDAWINFSLQLSLRQTLGESAASHILVTPTHMRHYKHGRCDPTYSLTMQSCQLISALESCIGPDNNPRYTNELLRLFHVAFLEHKNLIKATKSGHGVGPHLAALRWSMSPDNPLKKFLDPFGCPSVYLTGKDLMEGVELAVGNVYAKDQLAVTYLGRRDRVRMVLNGKGTFATVLEKLQDSLKVNLKLVMLLAVRYAVAGQMGAMECLLQEGQVGRRNGSTQGEIHKSISPAGQKQGKTMSKSTLPSDSASNMSPDFTLVIHGGAGEEMMLNTKVVEVIEFALQTALTLGAQVLQQGGSSLDAVQRSVQALEDCFLFNAGKGSVFNKDGKNEMEATIVDGNGMNSGSVACVQSVKNPVKAARQVMEKSAHSLLVGEGAEEFLQGLEESEKPMRAEYFQTDIRRRELIAKLSAGNASKNNHPQTVGAVALDRWCRLAAATSTGGLVGKWKGRVGDTAVVGAGIFADDKLAVTCSGDGDVFLRHTVAQKVASLYHHKGYSLRAACREVMSENLKGSCAGIIAVDAKGDAVVETNAGVLFVASMVGGIARVEVLRPMKSYSNVIWETDKLVAHLHSNPWTPGATILTQKTLSGPSSIFQLAVPDFLELLQGAQAVSNLLCERLGVQRCALVFNPRPETPAHIRVLPLHGLETNWCPHLTGEEDFQPCDPGYCSSKSGPRWEDADLDRVQAKIRDKLPTPNAPLCYDFLGNPSHNGLFCRIVRGEEQQWRVWEDSDHVAFLTPYPNTPGLTVLVPRKPLPSNIFCLEETDYTSLILATRKVAGLLEEGMHARGVALIFEGFEIDYAHVKLIPLVPPRGDKPAEVFPEYFQSYPGYVSSADGPPASPESLKEIHTKITLCRPPRSWEDPQSHSMLAIKSQWYRNLFQIQNTLFHSTVEYFNNTCQYAYALTPLTTDTISSPMGLGSDSEPVYVNLLGQDVYLADSMQFVLEYFLRFQENLSGAYYISASFRGEDPDATHLNQFYHVECELLGDMDTAMHIAEGYLAHLTNAMLKKHSNIILNSAGTLSHVQDLLEKLEGGAALPRVTLDKAIPMMPSPDCLEWVQDDQPQFGRKLTRKGEKVLIEKYGGAVWLTEMDHLGVAFYQAYVEGSGRRKAKASDLLLGLGETLGLGERHSNPEMVQEALRHHAVPEESYKWYINMRQVIPLLTSGWGMGTERYLCWLLQHNDIRDIHIIPRLKARKYMP encoded by the exons ATGGCACTTCTCGATTACCCTATTCCAGAGCTAGATGTCACCTTACAAGAGGCAAGCCGTGTGCTCCAGCTCACCCTGAGCCCCGAGCTCTACCCTCAATTCAAAAACACCCTTAGCCAACAGAGGGAGGTCCTGCAGGAGGCCCAAAACTGCTTGGCGGCTGCCGCCTCTGGCCGAGAGAACTGGGTGACAGAGCAATTCAAGAGCCGGCTGCTCTCATGCACCGACCCACTGCCCACCTCGACAGCCATCCCCGCTGTCCTGTCCCCCTCCAGAGCCAAGAAGGAATGTGCCCAACTTGAGAGGGCTGCCGCTCTGCTCTGGGCTGTGGCCAAGATGTATAGTGAGCCTTcgctggtagagagagaggggcaaacTGAGCGCACACAGCAATCAGAGGTGTTTGCTGCCAGCCGCATTCCTGGGAAGACCCAAGATGAGATTAAA GTATACCCAGACTGCCTCCATGCCATCGTAATCTGTGCTGGAGAGGTATTTTCAGTCAACATACTGCAGCGTCTCAGCCCAGGTGGTCCTATGTCCCCTTTACCGTTCCCTGACATCTACAGCCAAGTGGCTCATGTGATGAGCCAACATAGAGCTACCAAGAACAATGAGCCCTCTGCCATCTGCGGCCTCTCTGCCCTGCAGCGGCAAGCCTGGAGTGCAGTGAGGGAGGAGATCCTTAGAGCAGGTGGGGAAGCGGCCGCCTCACTGGGGTTGATGGAGAGTGCTGTGGTGGCTCTCTCCCTGGAATACTGCAATCCACCAGCTGATCTGGCAGACACCCTCAACGCTGTCAGactgggaggaggagatgggCCCTGTCTGAGATATTATGACAAG GTGGTGAACCTGGTGGTATTCAAAGACAGCACAGCAGGGATGGTGTTCGAGCACAGTGCACTGGATGGAATGGTGGCTGGGCTAGTGGCTGAGACTGTGTGGTATCTCTCTGAGTCTCTTAATGTGGACCTAGTCCAGGCCAACACAGAAAGCAATGGGTCAGCCTATCTTAACAAGGCTGATTCCTCCTCCCCAAGACCCCTAGCATTCCCACTAAAGGGTATAACTAAAACAGACCCCCCAAAGTCCTCCCCTAAAGCAATTCATCCCATAATCACGTTTGAGGTTCCCTCTTACCCAGATGTCTTTGCTACCATCCGGGGTCACAGGGGCCTGTACGATGCCTGGATCAACTTTTCCTTGCAGCTCTCCCTAAGGCAGACTCTTGGGGAATCTGCTGCCAGCCACATTCTTGTAACCCCTACCCATATGCGTCACTACAAGCACGGCCGCTGCGATCCGACATACTCCCTCACCATGCAATCCTGCCAGCTCATTAGTGCTTTGGAATCCTGCATTGGACCAGATAACAATCCTCGATACACGAACGAACTGCTCCGTCTGTTCCATGTGGCTTTCCTGGAGCACAAGAACCTGATCAAAGCCACTAAAAGTGGACATGGTGTGGGCCCTCACCTCGCAGCCCTACGCTGGTCCATGTCTCCAGACAACCCTCTCAAGAAGTTTCTTGACCCCTTTGGGTGCCCCTCCGTTTATCTTACTGGCAAGGATTTGATGGAGGGAGTGGAGCTTGCTGTAGGGAATGTGTACGCTAAAGACCAACTGGCTGTAACCTACCTGGGGAGGAGAGACCGGGTCCGTATGGTGCTCAATGGGAAAGGCACCTTTGCCACAGTGTTGGAGAAGCTTCAAGATAGCCTGAAAGTAAATCTGAAGCTGGTGATGCTTCTCGCTGTCAGATATGCCGTAGCCGGGCAAATGGGAGCAATGGAGTGTCTGCTGCAAGAAGGACAAGTAGGAAGAAGGAATGGATCCACCCAAGGGGAAATTCACAAAAGTATTAGTCCAGCAGGCCAAAAACAAGGCAAGACAATGTCCAAGTCAACACTTCCCTCTGACTCTGCCTCCAACATGAGTCCAGACTTTACTCTGGTGATCCATGGTGGAGCTGGGGAGGAGATGATGCTAAATACAAAGGTGGTAGAGGTCATTGAATTTGCTCTGCAGACAGCCCTGACCCTCGGAGCACAAGTGCTACAACAAGGAGGCAGTAGTCTTGACGCAGTGCAGCGGAGTGTGCAAGCTCTTGAGGACTGCTTTCTGTTCAACGCCGGGAAGGGATCGGTTTTCAACAAAGATGGGAAAAATGAGATGGAGGCGACCATAGTAGATGGAAATGGGATGAACTCTGGGTCGGTGGCTTGTGTGCAGAGTGTGAAGAACCCAGTGAAAGCAGCAAGACAGGTCATGGAGAAGAGTGCACACTCACTCTTAGTAGGGGAAGGTGCAGAAGAGTTTTTGCAAGGCTTAGAAGAGAGTGAGAAGCCTATGAGGGCGGAATACTTCCAAACTGATATCCGTCGCAGAGAGCTGATAGCAAAACTCAGTGCTGGCAATGCCTCCAAGAACAACCATCCACAGACAGTGGGAGCTGTTGCTTTGGATCGGTGGTGTAGGTTAGCTGCTGCAACGTCCACTGGTGGGTTGGTGGGAAAATGGAAGGGTCGAGTTGGGGACACAGCAGTAGTGGGAGCAGGTATATTTGCTGATGACAAGCTTGCAGTAACCTGCTCTGGTGATGGAGATGTGTTTCTAAGGCACACAGTTGCTCAAAAAGTAGCCAGTCTCTACCATCATAAAGGCTACAGCCTTAGGGCAGCATGTCGAGAAGTCATGTCTGAGAACTTGAAGGGCAGCTGTGCTGGAATCATTGCTGTAGACGCCAAAGGCGATGCTGTTGTTGAAACCAATGCTGGGGTGTTGTTTGTAGCATCCATGGTTGGTGGCATTGCACGTGTCGAAGTCCTAAGACCCATGAAGAGTTATTCCAATGTGATCTGGGAGACTGACAAACTAGTTGCTCACCTACACTCAAACCCTTGGACACCAGGTGCCACCATCCTTACCCAAAAGACTCTGAGTGGACCGAGCAGCATCTTTCAGTTGGCTGTACCAGATTTCTTAGAACTGTTGCAAGGAGCACAGGCTGTTTCAAACCTGCTATGCGAACGACTGGGGGTACAGCGTTGCGCCCTAGTATTTAACCCACGTCCCGAGACCCCGGCCCATATCCGAGTGCTACCACTTCATGGCCTGGAAACCAACTGGTGCCCCCATCTGACCGGGGAGGAGGACTTTCAGCCCTGTGACCCAGGTTACTGCAGCTCAAAGAGTGGCCCACGCTGGGAAGACGCAGATCTGGACCGGGTTCAGGCCAAGATTCGGGACAAGCTGCCAACGCCTAACGCACCATTGTGTTATGACTTCTTAGGAAATCCCTCCCACAATGGACTGTTCTGCCGTATCGTCCGTGGCGAGGAGCAACAGTGGCGGGTGTGGGAGGACAGTGATCATGTGGCTTTCCTCACCCCCTACCCTAATACACCTGGACTCACAGTTCTAGTGCCACGTAAACCACTGCCAAGCAACATTTTCTGTCTGGAAGAGACTGATTACACATCACTGATCCTGGCCACTCGTAAAGTAGCTGGGCTGCTGGAGGAAGGAATGCATGCTCGAGGTGTTGCACTCATCTTTGAGGGCTTTGAGATTGATTATGCCCATGTCAAGCTGATACCTCTGGTTCCTCCACGTGGTGACAAGCCTGCTGAGGTGTTCCCAGAGTACTTCCAAAGCTACCCCGGGTATGTCTCATCTGCTGATGGCCCTCCCGCTAGCCCTGAATCTCTAAAAGAAATCCACACCAAAATCACACTTTGCAGGCCTCCTCGTTCCTGGGAGGACCCACAGAGCCACTCCATGTTAGCCATCAAGAGCCAGTGGTACCGCAATCTCTTTCAAATTCAAAATACCCTCTTCCACAGCACAGTGGAGTACTTCAACAACACCTGTCAGTACGCGTACGCCCTGACTCCTCTCACCACTGACACAATCTCCTCTCCGATGGGCCTGGGATCAGACTCCGAGCCCGTTTACGTCAACTTGCTGGGGCAGGATGTGTACTTGGCTGACTCCATGCAATTTGTGCTGGAGTATTTCTTGCGATTCCAAGAGAACTTGTCTGGGGCATACTATATATCGGCAAGTTTTCGGGGAGAAGATCCAGATGCCACGCATCTTAACCAGTTCTACCATGTTGAGTGTGAGCTCCTGGGTGACATGGATACTGCCATGCACATAGCTGAGGGATACTTGGCTCATCTCACCAATGCAATGCTGAAAAAACACTCCAACATCATCCTGAACTCTGCTGGAACCCTTTCACATGTCCAGGACTTACTGGAGAAGTTGGAAGGAGGAGCCGCTCTCCCAAGAGTCACTCTGGACAAGGCCATCCCTATGATGCCCTCCCCAGACTGCTTGGAGTGGGTACAGGACGACCAGCCCCAGTTTGGCAGGAAGTTAACCCGCAAAGGAGAAAAGGTTTTGATTGAGAAGTACGGAGGCGCTGTTTGGCTGACAGAGATGGACCACCTGGGAGTGGCTTTCTATCAAGCATATGTGGAGGGCTCGGGCAGACGCAAGGCAAAAGCATCGGACCTCCTCTTGGGATTGGGAGAGACTCTGGGTCTTGGGGAGCGTCACTCTAACCCCGAGATGGTGCAAGAAGCCCTCAGACATCACGCTGTCCCAGAGGAATCCTACAAGTGGTACATCAACATGCGGCAGGTCATTCCTCTACTCACCAGTGGGTGGGGCATGGGCACAGAGCGCTATTTGTGTTGGCTGCTTCAGCATAATGACATCAGAGACATACATATTATACCCCGTTTGAAGGCCAGGAAATACATGCCTTGA